The following proteins come from a genomic window of Daphnia carinata strain CSIRO-1 chromosome 8, CSIRO_AGI_Dcar_HiC_V3, whole genome shotgun sequence:
- the LOC130704242 gene encoding uncharacterized protein LOC130704242 isoform X2 yields MKAMLVFMVVVISLVVHNTDAKGFGYKRMKSPGRNMKMPKSKMGLGTGMGIGMGAGMGMGLGMGMGAALLIPVVIPMRHGYRRHRNSYRHGTQCYACEGMDNDVCVISPATISRRVSCPHNQYCSVLRREISFQPNPIGSHKHTVSHGNTSTLSSNTIQTTAMDDPGEAGQWSLKSTESNTRVLISRGCKPPDVLQSNLMTSTGPNGDTTKTYIQFCLTELCNVGDGRLKCYECEGEGSNHMCMVNPSEVAKVVTCESNEYCNILRMTAINVTASAKGPVESTTVFISRGCKAAGVTDDDHDPEEGTSILSLSCSSDLCNYVDGADLDVINSANGLNLERFSLLIIASLLILLLWQ; encoded by the exons atgaaagcTATGCTGGTTTTCATGGTTGTGGTCATTAGCTTGGTTGTCCATAACACAG atGCTAAGGGCTTTGGATACAAACGGATGAAGTCACCTGgaagaaatatgaaaatgcCAAAATCGAAAATGGGACTAGGAACAGGAATGGGCATTGGTATGGGAGCAGGAATGGGTATGGGCCTAGGCATGGGAATGGGTGCTGCTCTTTTGATCCCGGTTGTCATCCCTATGAGGCATGGTTATAGAAGGCATAGGAATTCATATCGACATG GTACCCAATGCTATGCATGTGAAGGGATGGATAATGATGTCTGTGTCATCAGCCCTGCTACAATCTCTAGAAGAGTCTCTTGTCCACATAATCAATATTGTAGTGTTCTCAGGAGAGAAATTTCATTCCAGCCCA ATCCTATTGGAAGCCACAAACATACTGTTTCTCATGGCAATACTAGCACCCTATCATCTAACACCATTCAAACTACTGCTATGGACGACCCTGGAGAGGCTGGCCAATGGTCATTGAAAAGCACTGAAA GCAACACAAGAGTGCTAATATCACGAGGATGCAAGCCACCAGACGTTCTTCAAAGCAATTTAATGACATCGACCGGGCCGAATGGAGACACTACTAAAACATACATCCAATTCTGTCTTACGGAGTTGTGCAACGTTGGCGATGGCC GGTTGAAATGTTACGAATGTGAGGGGGAGGGCAGCAATCATATGTGCATGGTGAATCCATCCGAAGTGGCAAAAGTCGTAACATGCGAGTCTAATGAATATTGCAACATTCTTCGAATGACAGCAATCAATGTTACAGCATCTGCCAAGGGCCCTG TGGAATCCACCACAGTTTTCATCTCAAGAGGTTGTAAAGCGGCTGGTGTTACCGACGACGATCATGATCCTGAAGAAGGAACAAG TATCCTGTCTCTCTCGTGTTCATCGGATTTGTGCAACTATGTAGACGGCGCTGATTTAGATGTCATTAACTCTGCTAATG GTTTGAATCTTGAACGATTCAGTTTACTCATTATTGCATCCCTCCTGATATTGCTGCTTTGGCAGTAG
- the LOC130704242 gene encoding uncharacterized protein LOC130704242 isoform X1 has protein sequence MKAMLVFMVVVISLVVHNTDAKGFGYKRMKSPGRNMKMPKSKMGLGTGMGIGMGAGMGMGLGMGMGAALLIPVVIPMRHGYRRHRNSYRHGTQCYACEGMDNDVCVISPATISRRVSCPHNQYCSVLRREISFQPSNPIGSHKHTVSHGNTSTLSSNTIQTTAMDDPGEAGQWSLKSTESNTRVLISRGCKPPDVLQSNLMTSTGPNGDTTKTYIQFCLTELCNVGDGRLKCYECEGEGSNHMCMVNPSEVAKVVTCESNEYCNILRMTAINVTASAKGPVESTTVFISRGCKAAGVTDDDHDPEEGTSILSLSCSSDLCNYVDGADLDVINSANGLNLERFSLLIIASLLILLLWQ, from the exons atgaaagcTATGCTGGTTTTCATGGTTGTGGTCATTAGCTTGGTTGTCCATAACACAG atGCTAAGGGCTTTGGATACAAACGGATGAAGTCACCTGgaagaaatatgaaaatgcCAAAATCGAAAATGGGACTAGGAACAGGAATGGGCATTGGTATGGGAGCAGGAATGGGTATGGGCCTAGGCATGGGAATGGGTGCTGCTCTTTTGATCCCGGTTGTCATCCCTATGAGGCATGGTTATAGAAGGCATAGGAATTCATATCGACATG GTACCCAATGCTATGCATGTGAAGGGATGGATAATGATGTCTGTGTCATCAGCCCTGCTACAATCTCTAGAAGAGTCTCTTGTCCACATAATCAATATTGTAGTGTTCTCAGGAGAGAAATTTCATTCCAGCCCAGTA ATCCTATTGGAAGCCACAAACATACTGTTTCTCATGGCAATACTAGCACCCTATCATCTAACACCATTCAAACTACTGCTATGGACGACCCTGGAGAGGCTGGCCAATGGTCATTGAAAAGCACTGAAA GCAACACAAGAGTGCTAATATCACGAGGATGCAAGCCACCAGACGTTCTTCAAAGCAATTTAATGACATCGACCGGGCCGAATGGAGACACTACTAAAACATACATCCAATTCTGTCTTACGGAGTTGTGCAACGTTGGCGATGGCC GGTTGAAATGTTACGAATGTGAGGGGGAGGGCAGCAATCATATGTGCATGGTGAATCCATCCGAAGTGGCAAAAGTCGTAACATGCGAGTCTAATGAATATTGCAACATTCTTCGAATGACAGCAATCAATGTTACAGCATCTGCCAAGGGCCCTG TGGAATCCACCACAGTTTTCATCTCAAGAGGTTGTAAAGCGGCTGGTGTTACCGACGACGATCATGATCCTGAAGAAGGAACAAG TATCCTGTCTCTCTCGTGTTCATCGGATTTGTGCAACTATGTAGACGGCGCTGATTTAGATGTCATTAACTCTGCTAATG GTTTGAATCTTGAACGATTCAGTTTACTCATTATTGCATCCCTCCTGATATTGCTGCTTTGGCAGTAG
- the LOC130704242 gene encoding uncharacterized protein LOC130704242 isoform X3 encodes MALITAHSDAKGFGYKRMKSPGRNMKMPKSKMGLGTGMGIGMGAGMGMGLGMGMGAALLIPVVIPMRHGYRRHRNSYRHGTQCYACEGMDNDVCVISPATISRRVSCPHNQYCSVLRREISFQPSNPIGSHKHTVSHGNTSTLSSNTIQTTAMDDPGEAGQWSLKSTESNTRVLISRGCKPPDVLQSNLMTSTGPNGDTTKTYIQFCLTELCNVGDGRLKCYECEGEGSNHMCMVNPSEVAKVVTCESNEYCNILRMTAINVTASAKGPVESTTVFISRGCKAAGVTDDDHDPEEGTSILSLSCSSDLCNYVDGADLDVINSANGLNLERFSLLIIASLLILLLWQ; translated from the exons ATGGCACTAATCACAGCGCATTCAG atGCTAAGGGCTTTGGATACAAACGGATGAAGTCACCTGgaagaaatatgaaaatgcCAAAATCGAAAATGGGACTAGGAACAGGAATGGGCATTGGTATGGGAGCAGGAATGGGTATGGGCCTAGGCATGGGAATGGGTGCTGCTCTTTTGATCCCGGTTGTCATCCCTATGAGGCATGGTTATAGAAGGCATAGGAATTCATATCGACATG GTACCCAATGCTATGCATGTGAAGGGATGGATAATGATGTCTGTGTCATCAGCCCTGCTACAATCTCTAGAAGAGTCTCTTGTCCACATAATCAATATTGTAGTGTTCTCAGGAGAGAAATTTCATTCCAGCCCAGTA ATCCTATTGGAAGCCACAAACATACTGTTTCTCATGGCAATACTAGCACCCTATCATCTAACACCATTCAAACTACTGCTATGGACGACCCTGGAGAGGCTGGCCAATGGTCATTGAAAAGCACTGAAA GCAACACAAGAGTGCTAATATCACGAGGATGCAAGCCACCAGACGTTCTTCAAAGCAATTTAATGACATCGACCGGGCCGAATGGAGACACTACTAAAACATACATCCAATTCTGTCTTACGGAGTTGTGCAACGTTGGCGATGGCC GGTTGAAATGTTACGAATGTGAGGGGGAGGGCAGCAATCATATGTGCATGGTGAATCCATCCGAAGTGGCAAAAGTCGTAACATGCGAGTCTAATGAATATTGCAACATTCTTCGAATGACAGCAATCAATGTTACAGCATCTGCCAAGGGCCCTG TGGAATCCACCACAGTTTTCATCTCAAGAGGTTGTAAAGCGGCTGGTGTTACCGACGACGATCATGATCCTGAAGAAGGAACAAG TATCCTGTCTCTCTCGTGTTCATCGGATTTGTGCAACTATGTAGACGGCGCTGATTTAGATGTCATTAACTCTGCTAATG GTTTGAATCTTGAACGATTCAGTTTACTCATTATTGCATCCCTCCTGATATTGCTGCTTTGGCAGTAG
- the LOC130704247 gene encoding uncharacterized protein LOC130704247, translated as MNPVVVLLLAQMVAAQPVALPNPLDEWNTRPAGSSSSRVTETDDQPIRTRSLPQPSQSTSGNHAGPFNTKNGEAVLNVSGDKSKDGINKIITTTTTTEPSTQQATVDIETLPGFWLKNPNKVEESTGTPSEVDYRTERYRLDDLLLLNMKRKNVGPLQEEEENH; from the exons ATGAACCCGGTTGTTGTTCTCCTGCTGGCCCAGATGGTGGCGGCTCAACCTGTGGCGCTGCCTAACCCACTCGATGAATGGAACACCAGGCCGgccggcagcagcagcagcagagtAACAGAAACGGATGACCAGCCCATCAGAACTCGAAGCCTGCCTCAACCATCACAATCAACATCTGGAAATCACGCTG GGCCATTCAACACCAAAAATGGGGAAGCAGTCCTCAACGTGAGCGGTGATAAGTCGAAAGATGGGATCAACAAGATTATCACGACGACCACAACGACGGAACCTTCAACGCAGCAGGCCACGGTTGACATAGAAACTTTGCCAG gtttctggttgaaAAACCCCAACAAAGTAGAGGAATCAACTGGAACACCTTCCGAAGTCGATTATCGCACAGAGCGATATCGATTAGACGATCTGCTTCTACTAAATATGAAGCGCAAAAACGTTGGCCCcctacaagaagaagaagaaaaccattAA
- the LOC130704241 gene encoding alpha-2-macroglobulin receptor-associated protein-like produces the protein MMFGRHGILVFICIFFFCASWCQTVNKYSKEANQPELVLDGDKESWKNMDKPFRLAKINLIWAKAQKRLTEFKLKTLYSELKVQDKEELQLKRLKADNMDKDGLLEADLRRKFGSIIERYGLGEHFDKDKPNSESNDAYNQASSHSLFKDKKLNKLWLKAESAGFTESELKMLKDEFTHHQEKVLQYYSLLEEHNSRKLREENAFVNEAFMENLQDLEEKADATVKNSSVEGVRNTHRELKHGYDRLERMTLLGPKSRDFEEPKVQGLWKIALKGDFSSEELESLRTELRHYEQRLQKLRFIQAQHSLQQAKTESSNEKNNSENVNDLRQKIKLQSRKVEKLHADLEARITQRHLEL, from the exons ATGATGTTCGGCCGGCATGGAATCCtggttttcatttgcatatttttcttttgcgccTCGTGGTGTCAAACTGTAAACAAGTATTCTAAAGAGGCGAACCAGCCTGAACTTGTGTTAGATGGAGATAAAGAGTCCTGGAAAAATATGGACAAGCCATTTCGGCTGgccaaaataaatttaatttggGCGAAAGCTCAAAAG AGGCTAACGGAATTCAAGCTAAAAACTCTGTATAGTGAACTAAAAGTGCAGGATAAAGAAGAATTGCAGCTTAAAAGGCTCAAAGCTGACAACATGGACAAAGATGGTCTTTTAGAAGCAGATTTGAGGAGAAAATTTGGCAGCATCATTGAACGCTATGGATTGGGAGAACACTTTGATAAAGACAAGCCAAATTCCGAATCAAATGATGCCTACAACCAAGCCAGTAGCCACAGTCTCTTCAAAGATAAGAAACTGAATAAGCTTTGGCTGAAAGCAGAAAGTGCTGGATTCACAG AATCTGAACTGAAAATGCTCAAGGATGAATTTACTCATCACCAGGAGAAAGTATTGCAATATTACAGCCTCCTAGAAGAGCACAATAGTAGGAAGCTACGAGAAGAAA ATGCCTTTGTTAATGAAGCTTTTATGGAAAATCTCCAagatttggaagaaaaagCTGATGCAACAGTGAAAAACTCATCTGTTGAAGGGGTTAG AAATACCCATCGGGAGTTGAAACATGGCTACGACCGGCTTGAACGCATGACCCTATTGGGCCCCAAAAGCAGAGATTTCGAAGAACCAAAAGTTCAGGGACTGTGGAAAATAGCTCTCAAGGGCGACTTCAGCTCTGAAGAATTGGAGTCACTCCGCACCGAATTGCGTCATTACGAGCAGCGGTTACAAAAGCTACGATTCATTCAGGCCCAGCACTCTCTGCAACAGGCAAAAACGGAAAGTAGCAACGAGAAAAATAATTCTGAAAATGTCAATGATCTGCGCCAGAAAATCAAACTACAATCTCGCAAAGTAGAAAAGTTGCATGCAGACTTAGAAGCTCGCATCACGCAACGCCACCTTGAGCTctga
- the LOC130704245 gene encoding chromobox protein homolog 1-like, translated as MNMDTEIEEDEVSNGPTPPTSSESEEEEYTVEKVLDRRERKGRVEYLLKWKGYDEDDNTWEPEENLDCPALISVFLNKRKEEDKERRKEVERILYGSYCSSKDRKRPEVGENQKTKEQRQKEIKNMSKDTVCFPSQPILDRPSSSAETRNSELAQKREKSAGITTKENNHPRGFDRKFEPEKILAATDTTGELWFLMKWKSRNIPELVPAREANLKCPQVVIKFYEDRLSFQGP; from the exons ATGAACATGGACACtgaaatagaagaagatgaagttTCGAATGGCCCTACACCACCAACATCTTCTGAGAGTGAAGAGGAAGAGTACACTGTTGAAAAGGTTTTGGATCGGAG agaaagaaaaggtcgAGTGGAATACCTTTTGAAATGGAAAGGATATGACGAGGATGACAACACCTGGGAACCAGAGGAAAATCTAGATTGCCCTGCTTTGATATCAGTATtcttaaataaaagaaaagaggaggataaagagagaaggaaagagGTTGAAAGGATTTTGTATGGATCCTATTGTTCATCTAAAGATCGGAAACGTCCTGAAGTGGGCGAAAATCAGAAAACTAAGGAACAAAGGCAGAAGGAAATCAAAAACATGTCAAAAGATACCGTGTGTTTTCCCAGCCAACCCATTTTGGATAGACCTTCATCCAGCGCCGAAACCCGAAATTCTGAGTTAGCACAGAAGAGGGAAAAGAGTGCAGGGATCACTACCAAG GAAAACAACCATCCTAGAGGTTTTGATCGGAAGTTCGAGCCTGAAAAGATTTTAGCGGCAACTGACACTACTGGTGAACTATGGTTTCTTATGAAATG GAAATCCCGCAACATACCTGAACTGGTTCCAGCACGAGAAGCTAACTTAAAATGCCCGCAAGTCGTCATCAAGTTCTATGAAGATCGTCTATCATTTCAAGGCCCATAA
- the LOC130704240 gene encoding organic cation transporter protein-like, translated as MAEETNCEGGVNNIAYVKNETDEKIKEPFAHYNANKSNSKVRIQAPNAEASTGSTAHPQTNFAVQAIGNLPSSQDDQTMDFDDVLPYIGEFGTYQIILFFLTAPFCFFMAFVLFSQVFITLIDVHTCHVPQLNDSGLNLTQRREISIPLVTQTVLGSPPTFDSCMMYNVDYELVLNEGLQPNETWPTIPCQNGWDYDLDQIRYHSAITENNWVCDKAGHAPLAQAVFFLGSIVGGIVLGYIADRFGRIPALILCNLIGGLAGIITAVSNSFELFAFSRFLMGIAFDNAFTLMYILVLEYVGPSYRTMVANLSIALFYTAGTTLLPWIAWGIGEWRMFSLATSIPMVLSVIAYWVVPESARWLLSQGQTDRAISILRTFARINKKKIDENVYEKLKASTAEAIQASSQEPAVSVLDLLRTPRLRRNTILLTVFWALIALVYDGHARNTANLGLSVFLTFSVASVTELPADLVLVFFLDRWGRRALAFGSLLGAAAFSLATLAVPSDQAALTAVLAIIGRFCVNITFNIGLQYGAELIPTAVRAQGIAYVHIAGYVAAIVSPYIVDLARISPLLPLTILGLLALIGAVAGVMLPETLGAVLPETMEDGENFGKDQSFWDFPCCKKPKKIVPLSQRRRPVSTRGEVYRSNMLVARPSREKKPVTHHQSCRF; from the exons ATGGCCGAAGAAACCAATTGCGAAGGGGGTGTGAACAACATTGCCTACGTGAAAAACGAAACGGATGAGAAGATCAAAGAGCCTTTCGCCCACTACAACGCTAACAAATCTAACTCGAAAGTTCGAATTCAAGCCCCTAATGCTGAGGCGTCTACGGGCTCCACAGCTCATCCACAAACTAACTTCGCTGTTCAAGCTATAGGCAATTTACCATCGTCACAAGATGATCAGACAATGGATTTTGACGACGTCTTGCCGTATATTGGCGAGTTTGGCACTTACCAGATTATCCTGTTCTTCCTTACCGCACCGTTCTGTTTCTTCATGGCGTTCGTTTTATTCAGCCAGGTGTTCATCACGCTCATAGACGTCCATACCTGCCATGTGCCGCAACTCAATGATTCGGGCCTCAATCTTACCCAAAG GAGAGAGATAAGTATTCCACTGGTGACGCAGACAGTACTAGGCAGTCCACCGACCTTCGACAGTTGTATGATGTATAACGTCGATTACGAATTAGTACTGAACGAGGGATTGCAACCCAACGAGACATGGCCGACAATTCCATGCCAGAATGGATGGGATTACGACTTGGATCAAATCCGTTACCATTCGGCCATAACAGAA AATAACTGGGTCTGTGACAAGGCCGGTCATGCTCCCTTGGCGCAAGCTGTCTTCTTTTTGGGGAGTATCGTCGGTGGCATCGTCCTCGGTTACATTGCTGACCGTTTTGGTCGCATTCCTGCCCTCATCTTGTGCAATTTGATCGGTGGATTAGCCGGCATCATTACTGCCGTCTCCAACAGCTTCGAACTGTTCGCCTTTTCCCGTTTCCTGATGGGCATCGCCTTCGACAACGCCTTCACGCTCATGTACATTCTCG TATTGGAATACGTGGGACCTAGTTACCGGACAATGGTGGCAAATTTGTCCATCGCCTTGTTTTACACGGCCGGCACTACTCTTTTGCCATGGATCGCTTGGGGCATTGGTGAGTGGCGAATGTTCAGTTTAGCCACTTCCATCCCGATGGTCCTGTCCGTCATCGCTTACTGGGTCGTTCCTGAAAGCGCTCG TTGGTTGCTGTCTCAAGGCCAAACAGACCGGGCCATTTCCATCTTGAGGACTTTCGCTCGtatcaacaagaaaaagatcgACGAGAATGTCTATGAAAAGCTCAAG GCTTCAACTGCGGAAGCCATCCAGGCCAGTTCCCAGGAGCCTGCAGTATCGGTACTCGACTTGCTTCGAACACCTAGGCTCAGACGGAATACTATCCTACTCACTGTTTTCTGGGCCTTGATTGCACTTGTCTACGACGGGCACGCCCGCAACACGGCTAATTTAGGTCTAAGCGTCTTCCTGACTTTCAGCGTTGCGTCCGTCACGGAATTGCCCGCCGATTTAGTCCTCGTCTTTTTCCTGGACCGTTGGGGTCGGCGCGCCCTGGCCTTCGGTTCTTTGCTGGGCGCTGCTGCCTTCAGTTTGGCCACTTTGGCAGTACCCAGTG ATCAAGCTGCTTTGACTGCCGTCTTGGCCATCATTGGTCGATTTTGTGTCAACATTACGTTCAACATTGGTTTGCAATATGGAGCAGAGCTGATTCCAACGGCTGTTCGAGCCCAGGGCATT GCGTACGTCCATATTGCTGGTTACGTTGCAGCCATTGTGTCACCCTACATCGTGGATCTC GCAAGAATTAGTCCACTTTTGCCACTTACCATTCTCGGATTGCTGGCGCTGATTGGAGCTGTTGCAGGAGTCATGTTGCCGGAAACGCTGGGCGCTGTTCTGCCGGAGACTATGGAGGACGGTGAAAACTTTGGCAAAGATCAAAGTTTCTGGGATTTCCCCTGTTGCAAAAAGCCCAAAAA GATTGTGCCCTTGTCACAGCGACGACGTCCAGTTTCTACCCGTGGAGAAGTCTACAGATCTAACATGTTGGTCGCACGGCCTTCTCGAGAAAAGAAACCTGTGACACACCATCAATCTTGCCGCTTCTAA